A single Epinephelus lanceolatus isolate andai-2023 chromosome 22, ASM4190304v1, whole genome shotgun sequence DNA region contains:
- the plaa gene encoding phospholipase A-2-activating protein: MASSNSYKLRCSIPGHEMDVRGLTSAVFPEGAFVSVSRDRTGRVWVPNSSPDKGFTEMHSMSGHSNFVSCVCIIAPSETYPRGLIATGGNDNNICVFTMDQSKPLFTLTGHKNTVCTLSSGKFGTLLSGSWDTTAKVWLNEKCMMTLQGHSAAVWAVVILPEQGLMLSGSADKTIKLWKAGRCEKTFTGHEDCVRGLAVISNTEFFSCSNDTSIRRWLVTGECVQVYYSHTNYIYSIAVFPNSQDFISTGEDRTLRIWRQGECSQTIRLPAQSVWCCCILPNGDIVIGASDGIIRVFTEAEDRIASAEDLQAFEDELSKATIDPKTGDLGDIKMEDLPGREHLNEPGNRDGQTRLIKDGQKVEAYQWSVNDGRWMKIGDVVGGSNQQTSKSVMYEGKEYDYVFTIDVNEGGPSMKLPYNVSDDPWLTAHNFLEKNDLNPMFLDQVANFIIENTKGHEVGPAQPAAGDPFTGGARYIPGASDDRPGFGADPFTGSGRYIPGSGPNPSAPGGVADPFTGGGAYSSAALRQTATNIYFPKTDGVTFEQANSSQIIAKIKELNGGAPSEHKLSEEILESLERLLSSVSEPNSPASPPTIQEINLLWKAAHWPEDIVFPVLDIMRLAVRHPQVNESLCGEAEGVQLCNHLLSLMRPEGRPANQMLALRTLCNCFSGRHGRALLMAQRETVLSRAADLATVCNKNIHIALATLVLNYAGCLHSQPDLEAKAQCLSVASRALETVQDKEAVFRLLVALGTTVASDQTAQDLARSLGVNSQISKYSSVSDPSKVAECCQLVLKELQ; this comes from the exons ATGGCATCGTCTAACTCATACAAACTAAGATGCTCCATCCCGGGTCACGAAATGGACGTCAGGGGACTCACAAGTGCTGTTTTTCCAGAGGGAGCTTTTGTGTCGGTGTCCAGAGACCGAACCGGAAGAGTCTGGGTTCCAAACTCAAG CCCAGACAAAGGCTTCACAGAGATGCACAGCATGTCTGGACACTCCAATTTCGTATCTTGTGTATGCATCATCGCACCCAGTGAAACATATCCCCGAGGACTTATCGCCACAGGGGGAAATGATAACAACATATGCGTTTTCACAATGGACCAATCTAAGCCCCTATTCACACTCACGGGCCACAAAAACACAG TTTGCACCCTGTCTTCTGGGAAGTTTGGGACACTTTTGAGCGGCTCCTGGGACACCACAGCCAAAGTCTGGCTCAATGAGAAGTGCATGATGACCTTGCAG GGACACTCTGCAGCAGTGTGGGCAGTGGTCATCTTACCAGAACAAGGCCTTATGCTGTCTGGATCAGCAGATAAGACCATAAAGCTTTGGAAAGCTGGACGCTGTGAGAAGACATTTACAG GTCATGAGGACTGTGTAAGGGGACTAGCAGTGATCAGCAACACTGAGTTCTTCTCTTGCAGCAATGATACTAGTATCAGAAGGTGGCTAGTGACAGGCGAATGCGTACAGGTCTATTACAGCCACACAAACTACATCTACAGCATAGCTGTCTTCCCTAATAGCCAAG ATTTCATAAGCACAGGGGAGGACAGGACTTTGAGGATATGGAGGCAGGGAGAGTGCTCTCAGACCATCCGTCTGCCTGCTCAGTCTGTGTGGTGCTGCTGTATTCTACCCAATGGTGACATAGTCATTGGGGCCAG TGATGGCATTATCCGTGTGTTTACGGAAGCTGAGGACCGCATAGCAAGTGCAGAGGACTTGCAGGCTTTTGAGGATGAACTATCCAAAGCCACTATTGACCCCAAGACAGGCGACCTTGGAGACATCAAAATGGAGGACCTGCCTGGAAGGGAACACCTTAATGAGCCTG GGAATCGTGATGGACAGACACGTCTGATAAAAGATGGACAAAAGGTGGAGGCATATCAGTGGAGTGTCAATGATGGCCGCTGGATGAAAATTGGAGACGTGGTCGGAGGCTCCAACCAACAGACCTCCAAGAGCGTGATGTATGAAGGAAAG GAATATGACTACGTCTTCACCATCGACGTGAATGAGGGAGGGCCATCCATGAAGCTGCCTTACAACGTCTCAGACGACCCCTGGCTGACAGCGCACAACTTTTTGGAGAAGAATGACCTCAACCCCATGTTCCTCGACCAGGTTGCCAATTTTATAATAGAGAACACTAAAGGACACGAGGTGGGACCGGCTCAGCCTGCTGCTGGTGACCCATTCACTG GAGGCGCTCGATATATCCCCGGGGCTTCTGATGACCGGCCAGGCTTTGGAGCTGATCCCTTCACAG GCTCCGGTCGCTACATCCCTGGGTCGGGTCCAAACCCAAGCGCTCCTGGAGGTGTGGCAGATCCCTTCACAG gaggaggtgcGTACTCCTCAGCAGCCCTCAGACAGACAGCAACCAACATCTACTTCCCCAAGACTGATGGTGTGACCTTTGAGCAAGCCAATTCCTCACAGATCATCG CCAAGATCAAGGAGCTGAATGGAGGTGCCCCTTCAGAGCACAAGCTGTCTGAAGAAATTCTGGAAAGCCTTGAGAGGCTGCTGAGCTCTGTGTCTGAGCCTAACTCCCCCGCATCTCCCCCAACTATCCAAGAGATCAACCTGCTGTGGAAGGCCGCTCACTGGCCTGAAG ACATTGTGTTTCCTGTCCTGGACATTATGAGGCTGGCAGTGCGCCACCCACAGGTTAATGAGAGCCTCTGTGGAGAGGCCGAGGGAGTCCAGCTGTGCAACCACCTGCTGAGCCTGATGAGGCCTGAGGGGCGTCCTGCCAACCAGATGCTGGCGCTACGGACTCTGTGCAACTGCTTTAGTGGCAGACACGGTCGAGCCCTCCTCATGGCCCAGCGTGAAACGGTGCTATCACGCGCTGCCGACCTGGCCACCGTGTGCAATAAGAACATCCACATTGCCCTGGCCACTCTGGTGCTTAACTACGCTGGCTGCCTGCACAGTCAACCCGATCTCGAGGCCAAGGCCCAGTGCCTGTCCGTGGCCAGTAGAGCTCTGGAGACGGTACAAGACAAGGAGGCTGTGTTTAGGCTGCTGGTGGCCTTGGGAACCACTGTGGCCTCAGACCAGACAGCCCAGGACCTGGCTCGCTCCCTGGGGGTCAACTCTCAGATTTCCAAGtactcatcagtgtctgatccATCGAAGGTGGCCGAGTGTTGCCAGCTGGTTTTAAAAGAACTACAATGA
- the zdhhc21 gene encoding palmitoyltransferase ZDHHC21 gives MKLRLHCVVDPMGWLCISMVFGIWLYNSFFIPKLVLHPHYNEGHIPWAIVVCYYIASALCIAALFRASTADPGRLPVDPHIPHSEREHWELCNKCNLMRPKRSHHCSRCGHCVRRMDHHCPWINNCVGEDNHWLFLQLCFYTQVLSLFTLVLDFCQYYYFQPLTGLDQEKFTTRHELALLRVSALMGLVMFGGMSSLFYTQMTGILSDTTTIEKMAQFSNEIYGSKKAWQWALAEVCGTRWKLLWLIPLRSRQPIQASHHFRTHV, from the exons ATGAAGCTTCGACTGCACTGTGTGGTGGACCCCATGGGCTGGCTGTGTATCAGCATGGTGTTTGGGATCTGGCTCTACAACTCTTTCTTTATCCCGAAACTGGTTCTACATCCACATTACAATGAGGGACACATCCCGTGGGCCATTGTTGTTT GTTATTACATAGCATCAGCGCTCTGCATAGCGGCCCTATTCAGAGCCTCCACAGCAGATCCTGGCCGTCTTCCTGTGGACCCCCACATACCTCACTCTG AGCGAGAGCACTGGGAGTTGTGCAATAAGTGCAACTTAATGAGGCCCAAAAGGTCGCACCACTGCAGTCGTTGTGGCCATTGTGTACGCAGAATGGACCACCACTGCCCTTG GATCAATAACTGTGTGGGAGAAGACAACCACTGGCTCTTTCTGCAGCTCTGTTTCTACACTCAGGTCCTCAGTTTGTTCACCCTGGTGCTGGATTTCTGCCAGTACTATTACTTCCAGCCACTGACAGGACTAGACCAG gaGAAGTTTACAACACGCCATGAACTGGCTCTGCTGCGGGTCTCGGCGCTCATGGGTTTGGTCATGTTTGGTGGCATGAGTAGCTTGTTTTACACTCAGATGACAGGCATCCTTTCC GATACTACCACCATTGAGAAAATGGCTCAGTTCTCAAATGAAAT aTACGGCTCAAAGAAAGCATGGCAGTGGGCGCTAGCTGAAGTTTGCGGCACTCGCTGGAAACTCCTGTGGCTCATCCCGCTCCGAAGCAGGCAGCCGATCCAAGCCAGCCACCACTTCCGCACCCACGTGTAG